CGAGATGCCCTCGCTTGCAAGCGCGCGCGCGATACCCGCGACATCCGTGTTTTCCGCCGCGATGCGGCCCGCGGCGAACACGATTGTGTTGGCCGCGCCGGCCGCGCGGGCCGTTGGCGTCGCGCCGTCGGCAACGGCAAGCGCCGCCTCCTTGTGCGGAATCGTGACGGCGAGGCCGCTGTATCCTTCATCCCGCAGACGCAAGATCGTCTCGCGCGCGTCGTCGGTTTCCACCGCGATCATCCGGGCATCGAGGTCCATCGCGGCGTAAGCCGCGTTATGCACGGCGGGACTCGCGGAGTGCGCGACGGGTTTACCGATGACGGCGAAGCGAAGTCGGGACATGGGCGGCGATGTTAGCCATCGATTGGGGA
This bacterium DNA region includes the following protein-coding sequences:
- a CDS encoding shikimate dehydrogenase; protein product: MSRLRFAVIGKPVAHSASPAVHNAAYAAMDLDARMIAVETDDARETILRLRDEGYSGLAVTIPHKEAALAVADGATPTARAAGAANTIVFAAGRIAAENTDVAGIARALASEGIS